CGCCGTGGGGCACCGCCCGCGCCGTGCCGTGCAACCGGCCGCCGTCCACACCCACCGGACCCGCGACACCCGCCACCGCGATCGCCACCGGATCGGTCGCCAGCCGGTGCAGCACTTCCTGCGCCGGCTCGCCCGCCTCCGCGAGCACCGTCGCGGCGACCAGCGTGTCCGGCACCGGCGAGGGCACCACGGCGCGGCCGAACTCCTCGATCACGACGGCCGCCTCCGCGAACCCCAGCCCGAGGCCGCCGCAGGCTTCCGGCACGGTCAGCCCACCCAGCCCCAGCTCCGTCACACCGCGCTCGAACAGGGACCGGTCGTAGCCGTCGTCGCTGTCCATCGCCGTCCGCCGGCGCGCCGGATCCGCCTCCGCGCGCAGGAAGTCCGCGACCGCCTTGCGCATCTCCTCGAGCAGGCCTTCGTCCTCGTTCACCCGGGTACTCCGTTTCATCCCCGCGGAAGCCCGAGCAAGCGCTCGGCCACGATGTTGCGCTGCACCTCGTTCGACCCGCCGTAGATCGTGTCCGCCCGGCTGAACAGGAACAACGTCTGCTCCGGTGACAAGCCGTAGGATTCGCCGACGGTCAGCGCGTCCTCCCCCAGCACGTCCACGGCCAGCTCACCCAGGTCCCGGCGCCAGGTCGACCATTGCAGCTTCGACAGCGACGCCTCCAGGCCCGACACCGAACTGCCGGCCGAGCGCAGCGTCGACACCGCCGTGTACCGCAGGACGCGCAGGCCGACCCACGCGCGCACGAGCCGGTCACGCAGCTCGGGCTCGTCGAACGCGCCGTTGCGCCGCGCCAGCGCGACGACGTGGTCGAGCTCGCGGCGGAACCCGATCTGCTGCCCCAGTGTCGCGACCCCGCGCTCGAAGCCGAGCGTCCCCATCGCGACCCGCCAGCCGTCGCCCTCGTCGCCCACGCGATTGGCGACCGGGGTGCGGGCGCCGTCGAAGAACACCTCGTTGAACTCGCTGGTGCCGGTGATCTGCCTGATCGGCCGCACCTCGACCCCCGGCTGGTCCAGTGGCACGAGCAGGTACGACAGCCCGGCGTGCCGGGCCGACGCCGGATCCGTGCGCGCCAGCACGAAACACCAGTCGGCGACGTGCGCCAGCGAGGTCCACACCTTCTGGCCCGTCAGGACGTACTCGTCGCCCTCCCGCACGGCGCGCGTGCGCACCCCGGCGAGGTCCGAGCCCGCCCCGGGCTCCGAATACCCCTGGCACCACAACGTCTCCCCCGCGGTGATGCCGGGCAGGAAGCGCCGTTTCTGTTCCGCGGACCCGAATGCCAGGATCGTCGGGCCGACCAGCTGCTCGCTCATGTGCAGCAGCCGTCCCGGCCCGTTCGCGCGGGCGTACTCCTCGTGGAAGATCACCTGCTGCGCCAGCGACGCGCCGCGGCCACCGTGCTCGACCGGCCAGCCGAGGCCGATCCAGCCGCCGGCACCGAGCCGCCGTTCCCACTCGCGCCTGCGGTCGAGCGCCTCGTCCTCGCGGCCTTCGCCGCCGAGCCCGGCCACGTCGGCGAACTCCCCGGTGAGCTGTTCGGTGAGCCACGCCCGGACTTCGGCCCGGAATTCCTCGTCATCGGCCGTCATCGTCAGGCCCCGTACACCGGTGCGGGCGGCTCGGCCTTCGCGACCAGGTCCGCGACGACGGCGCCGAGCTGCTCCGGTTCCCACCGGCGGTCCTGGACCGCCGGTGGTCCGTGCCGCCAGCCGTCGGCGAGGGACACCTCCCCGCCGGCGATCTCGAACACCCGCCCGGTCACGTTCGCGGCGTCGCTGCCGAGCCACGCGACCAGGCCGGACACGTTGGCCGGGTCCATCGCGTCGAACCCCGTGGCGGGTTTGGTCATCTTTTCCGCGAAGACCGCCTCCGTCATCGGTGTGCGGGCCGAGGGGGCGATCGCGTTCACGAGCACGCCGTAGCGGGCGAACTCCACGGCCGCGACCTGGGTCAGCGCGGCGATCCCGGCCTTGCTCGCCGCGTAGTTGCCCTGCCCGACGCTGCCCAGGAGCCCGGCGCCGGACGAGGTGTTGACGATCCGTGCGGCCACCGGTTCGCCGGCCTTGGCCCGGTCGCGCCACCACGCCGCGGCGTGCCGCAGGGGGACGAAGTGGCCCTTGAGGTTGACGGCCATCACCAGGTCCCACTCGGCCTCGCTCATGTTGACGAGCATCCGGTCCCGGTTGACCCCGGCGTTGTTCACAAGCGTGTCGAGCCGCCCGAAGGTGTGCACGGCGAGTTCGACGACGTGCCGTCCCGCCTCCCAGTCGGCGATGTCGGCCACCACCGCGACCGCCTCGCC
The sequence above is a segment of the Amycolatopsis viridis genome. Coding sequences within it:
- a CDS encoding acyl-CoA dehydrogenase family protein — translated: MTADDEEFRAEVRAWLTEQLTGEFADVAGLGGEGREDEALDRRREWERRLGAGGWIGLGWPVEHGGRGASLAQQVIFHEEYARANGPGRLLHMSEQLVGPTILAFGSAEQKRRFLPGITAGETLWCQGYSEPGAGSDLAGVRTRAVREGDEYVLTGQKVWTSLAHVADWCFVLARTDPASARHAGLSYLLVPLDQPGVEVRPIRQITGTSEFNEVFFDGARTPVANRVGDEGDGWRVAMGTLGFERGVATLGQQIGFRRELDHVVALARRNGAFDEPELRDRLVRAWVGLRVLRYTAVSTLRSAGSSVSGLEASLSKLQWSTWRRDLGELAVDVLGEDALTVGESYGLSPEQTLFLFSRADTIYGGSNEVQRNIVAERLLGLPRG
- a CDS encoding SDR family oxidoreductase: MTEHTRTAGFCAGRVAIITGAGQGLGRAHALEFARQGAKVVLNDMSASVEAVAAEVRAAGGEAVAVVADIADWEAGRHVVELAVHTFGRLDTLVNNAGVNRDRMLVNMSEAEWDLVMAVNLKGHFVPLRHAAAWWRDRAKAGEPVAARIVNTSSGAGLLGSVGQGNYAASKAGIAALTQVAAVEFARYGVLVNAIAPSARTPMTEAVFAEKMTKPATGFDAMDPANVSGLVAWLGSDAANVTGRVFEIAGGEVSLADGWRHGPPAVQDRRWEPEQLGAVVADLVAKAEPPAPVYGA